A region from the Mycolicibacterium phlei genome encodes:
- the infB gene encoding translation initiation factor IF-2 → MAGKARVHELAKELGVTSKEVLARLSEQGEFVKSASSTVEAPVARRLRESFGGGKKAAEQASEKAAEKTSEKTEKAAKPAAKADTGAAQAPSPATPAAAAAATPAAPAAAPTPGPKPAAPKPAAPTPAPPPAASAAPAAPAAPKPAAPTPGPRPGPTPGPKPAPRVPRVGNNPFSSQQPVDRPIPRPQAPRPGVPRPGGGPRPGVSPANMPPRPGGPRPPRPGGGPRPGPGGGPRPGAGQGGRPGGGGGGGNYRGGGGGAPAGGGFRGRPGGGGGRPGQRGGAAGAFGRPGGAPKRGRKSKRAKRAEYENMQAPVVGGVRLPHGNGEVIRLARGASLSDFAEKIDANPAALVQALFNLGEMVTATQSVGDDILELLGSEMNYKVQVVSPEDEDRELLESFDITYGEDEGDEEDLQVRPPVVTVMGHVDHGKTRLLDTIRKANVREGEAGGITQHIGAYQVAVEHDGRERQITFIDTPGHEAFTAMRARGAKATDIAILVVAADDGVMPQTVEAINHAQAADVPIVVAVNKIDKEGADPAKIRGQLTEYGLVPEEYGGDTMFVDISAKQGTNIDQLLEAVLLTADAALDLRANPDMEAQGVAIEAHLDRGRGPVATVLVQRGTLRVGDSIVAGDAYGRVRRMVDEHGEDVEEALPSRPVQVIGFTSVPGAGDNFLVVEEDRIARQIADRRAARKRNALAAKTRKRISLEDLDSALKETSQLNLILKGDNAGTVEALEEALLNIQVDDEVQLRVIDRGVGGITETNVNLASASDAIIIGFNVRAEGKATELANREGVEIRYYSVIYQAIEEIEAALKGMLKPIYEEKELGRAEIRAIFRSSKVGNIAGCLVQSGIMRRNAKARLLRDNVVVAENLNVNSLRREKDDVTEVREGYECGLTLNYSDIKEGDIIETYELVEKART, encoded by the coding sequence CCAAGGCCGACACCGGCGCTGCGCAGGCGCCCTCCCCGGCCACCCCGGCCGCGGCGGCTGCTGCGACGCCGGCCGCACCCGCGGCGGCCCCCACCCCAGGCCCGAAGCCGGCGGCACCCAAGCCCGCCGCGCCGACGCCCGCACCGCCTCCGGCCGCGTCCGCGGCTCCGGCGGCTCCGGCGGCTCCCAAGCCTGCCGCGCCGACCCCCGGTCCGCGTCCGGGCCCGACCCCCGGCCCGAAGCCCGCACCGCGGGTGCCCCGGGTCGGCAACAACCCGTTCTCCTCGCAGCAGCCGGTCGACCGGCCGATCCCGCGTCCGCAGGCGCCCCGCCCGGGTGTGCCGCGGCCCGGTGGCGGTCCGCGGCCCGGCGTGTCGCCGGCCAATATGCCGCCGCGTCCCGGCGGCCCCCGTCCGCCGCGTCCCGGTGGCGGTCCGCGCCCCGGTCCCGGTGGCGGTCCCCGTCCCGGTGCGGGTCAGGGCGGTCGTCCCGGCGGTGGCGGTGGCGGCGGTAACTACCGCGGCGGTGGCGGCGGCGCCCCGGCCGGTGGCGGTTTCCGCGGTCGTCCCGGTGGTGGCGGCGGCCGGCCCGGTCAGCGCGGCGGTGCGGCCGGTGCGTTCGGCCGTCCCGGCGGTGCCCCGAAGCGGGGTCGCAAGTCGAAGCGCGCGAAGAGGGCCGAATACGAGAACATGCAGGCGCCGGTCGTCGGTGGCGTCCGGCTGCCGCACGGCAACGGTGAGGTCATCCGGCTGGCCCGCGGCGCGTCGCTGAGCGACTTCGCCGAGAAGATCGACGCCAACCCGGCCGCGCTGGTGCAGGCGCTGTTCAACCTCGGCGAGATGGTGACCGCCACCCAGTCGGTGGGTGACGACATCCTCGAGCTGCTCGGCAGCGAGATGAACTACAAGGTTCAGGTCGTCTCGCCCGAGGACGAGGACCGCGAGCTGCTCGAGTCGTTCGACATCACCTACGGCGAGGATGAGGGCGACGAGGAGGACCTGCAGGTCCGCCCGCCGGTCGTCACCGTCATGGGCCACGTCGACCACGGCAAGACCCGACTGCTGGACACCATCCGCAAGGCCAACGTCCGCGAGGGCGAGGCCGGCGGCATCACCCAGCACATCGGCGCCTACCAGGTCGCCGTCGAGCACGACGGCCGCGAACGGCAGATCACCTTCATCGACACCCCGGGTCACGAGGCGTTCACCGCCATGCGTGCCCGCGGCGCGAAGGCCACCGACATCGCGATCCTGGTGGTCGCCGCCGACGACGGCGTGATGCCGCAGACGGTGGAGGCCATCAACCACGCGCAGGCCGCTGACGTGCCGATCGTGGTGGCGGTCAACAAGATCGACAAGGAGGGCGCCGACCCGGCCAAGATCCGCGGTCAGCTCACCGAGTACGGGCTGGTGCCCGAGGAGTACGGCGGCGACACGATGTTCGTCGACATCTCCGCCAAGCAGGGCACCAACATCGACCAGCTGCTGGAGGCGGTGCTGCTGACCGCCGACGCCGCCCTGGACCTGCGGGCCAACCCCGACATGGAGGCCCAGGGTGTGGCCATCGAGGCGCACCTGGACCGCGGTCGTGGCCCGGTCGCCACGGTGCTGGTGCAGCGCGGCACCCTGCGGGTCGGCGACTCCATCGTCGCCGGCGACGCGTACGGGCGTGTGCGCCGCATGGTCGACGAGCACGGTGAGGACGTCGAGGAGGCGCTGCCGTCGCGGCCGGTGCAGGTCATCGGCTTCACCTCGGTGCCGGGCGCCGGCGACAACTTCCTCGTCGTCGAGGAGGACCGCATCGCCCGCCAGATCGCCGACCGGCGCGCGGCGCGCAAGCGCAACGCGCTGGCCGCCAAGACCCGCAAGCGGATCAGCCTGGAGGACCTGGATTCGGCGCTGAAGGAAACCAGCCAGCTGAACCTGATCCTCAAGGGCGACAACGCCGGTACGGTCGAGGCCCTGGAGGAGGCGCTGCTCAACATCCAGGTCGACGACGAGGTGCAGCTGCGCGTCATCGACCGCGGTGTCGGCGGTATCACCGAGACCAACGTCAACCTGGCGTCGGCGTCGGACGCGATCATCATCGGCTTCAACGTGCGCGCCGAGGGCAAGGCCACCGAGCTGGCCAACCGCGAGGGTGTGGAGATCCGGTACTACTCGGTCATCTACCAGGCGATCGAGGAGATCGAGGCCGCGCTCAAGGGCATGCTCAAGCCGATCTACGAGGAGAAGGAGCTCGGCCGCGCCGAGATCCGGGCGATCTTCCGGTCGTCGAAGGTCGGCAACATCGCCGGCTGCCTCGTGCAGTCGGGGATCATGCGCCGCAACGCCAAGGCCCGCCTGCTGCGGGACAACGTGGTGGTCGCCGAGAACCTCAACGTCAACTCGCTGCGCCGGGAGAAGGACGACGTCACCGAAGTCCGCGAGGGTTACGAATGCGGTCTGACGCTGAACTACTCCGACATCAAGGAAGGCGACATCATCGAGACGTACGAGCTCGTCGAGAAGGCGCGCACCTAG
- a CDS encoding tetratricopeptide repeat protein — translation MPTVVMDRPAWRAERGLDVAAYRRAAVGGSVEAMANLGALYLDRMEPPNVDAARYWLEPGARAGNIGAMVRLGFLCMEHLGEFDTARLWLTSAAQAGDAYAMHNLGILYSRSDPPDFDAAREWFTRAVGSGNVVSAIVLRNLERYQPV, via the coding sequence ATGCCGACAGTGGTGATGGACCGGCCGGCCTGGCGGGCGGAGCGCGGCCTCGACGTGGCCGCCTACCGACGGGCGGCGGTAGGCGGGAGCGTCGAGGCAATGGCGAACCTGGGCGCGCTCTACCTCGACCGGATGGAGCCACCGAACGTCGACGCGGCACGGTACTGGCTTGAACCCGGCGCGCGGGCCGGAAACATCGGCGCGATGGTGCGTCTGGGGTTTCTCTGCATGGAGCACCTCGGCGAGTTCGACACCGCGCGACTCTGGCTGACATCCGCCGCGCAGGCCGGCGACGCCTACGCCATGCACAATCTCGGGATCCTGTACAGCCGGTCAGATCCGCCCGACTTCGACGCCGCGCGTGAGTGGTTCACCCGCGCGGTCGGCTCAGGCAACGTCGTCTCGGCCATCGTGCTGCGCAATCTGGAGCGCTACCAACCCGTCTGA
- a CDS encoding MATE family efflux transporter, which produces MAEPHDGAVAPVTGRRIAGLALPALGVLAAEPIYLLFDIAIVGRLGALALAGLAIGGLVLTTVSSQMTFLSYGTTARSARFYGAGDRAAAVAEGVQATWLALGLGIALTAAVQVAAVPLLSVLADGGQIADAALSWVRIAVCGVPAILVSAAGNGWMRGVQDTVRPLRFVVVGFAVSALLCPLLVYGLLGMPRLELAGSAVANLVGQWLAALLFLRALLVERVPLRLQPRVLRAQMVMGRDLVVRTLAFQACFVSAGAVAARFGAAAVAAHQVVLQLWNFLALVLDSLAIAAQSLVGAALGAGQLAHAKSVAWRVTIFSTLASVVLATVFAVGASVFPGVFTDDRSVLDAIGVPWWFMVAQLPVAGIVFALDGVLLGAGDAKFMRNATLASALLGFLPLIWLSLAFGWGLLGIWSGLSTFMVLRLGFVGWRAFSGRWLVPGTAR; this is translated from the coding sequence TTGGCTGAACCGCACGACGGCGCGGTGGCCCCGGTCACCGGCCGGCGGATCGCGGGACTGGCGCTGCCCGCGCTCGGGGTGCTGGCCGCCGAACCGATCTACCTGCTGTTCGACATCGCGATCGTCGGCCGTCTGGGTGCGCTGGCGCTGGCGGGCCTGGCGATCGGCGGGCTGGTGCTGACCACGGTCAGTTCCCAGATGACGTTTCTGTCCTACGGCACCACCGCACGGTCGGCCCGCTTCTACGGCGCGGGGGACCGGGCGGCGGCCGTCGCCGAGGGGGTGCAGGCCACCTGGCTGGCACTCGGCCTCGGGATAGCGCTGACCGCCGCGGTGCAGGTGGCCGCGGTGCCGCTGCTGTCGGTGCTGGCCGACGGCGGGCAGATCGCCGACGCGGCGCTGTCCTGGGTGCGGATCGCGGTGTGCGGGGTGCCGGCGATCCTGGTGTCAGCGGCCGGCAACGGCTGGATGCGCGGCGTGCAGGACACGGTGCGGCCGCTGCGGTTCGTCGTGGTCGGGTTCGCGGTGTCGGCGCTGCTGTGCCCGCTGCTGGTGTACGGGCTGCTGGGCATGCCGCGGCTCGAGCTGGCCGGGTCGGCGGTGGCCAACCTGGTGGGGCAGTGGCTGGCCGCGCTGCTGTTTCTGCGGGCGCTGCTGGTCGAGCGGGTTCCGCTGCGCCTGCAACCGCGGGTGCTGCGCGCACAGATGGTGATGGGCCGCGATCTGGTGGTGCGCACGCTGGCGTTTCAGGCGTGCTTCGTCTCGGCCGGGGCGGTGGCCGCCCGGTTCGGTGCTGCCGCCGTGGCAGCGCACCAGGTGGTCCTGCAGTTGTGGAACTTCCTTGCGCTGGTGCTGGATTCGCTGGCGATCGCCGCGCAGTCGCTGGTGGGCGCGGCGCTGGGGGCCGGCCAGCTCGCGCACGCGAAATCGGTGGCGTGGCGGGTGACGATCTTCTCCACCCTGGCCTCGGTGGTGCTGGCGACGGTGTTCGCCGTCGGGGCGTCGGTGTTTCCGGGCGTGTTCACCGACGACCGGTCGGTGCTCGACGCGATCGGGGTGCCGTGGTGGTTCATGGTGGCCCAACTGCCGGTCGCCGGAATCGTTTTCGCGCTCGACGGGGTGCTGCTCGGCGCCGGTGACGCCAAGTTCATGCGCAACGCCACGCTGGCCAGTGCGCTGCTCGGGTTCCTGCCGCTGATCTGGTTGTCGCTGGCGTTCGGCTGGGGTCTGCTGGGCATCTGGTCCGGCCTGTCGACGTTCATGGTGCTGCGGTTGGGGTTCGTCGGCTGGCGCGCCTTCTCCGGGCGTTGGCTGGTGCCCGGCACCGCCCGCTGA
- the rbfA gene encoding 30S ribosome-binding factor RbfA, whose translation MADPARAKRLAKRISTLVASAIEYEIKDPRLAGVTITDVKVTNDLHDATLYYTVMGPSLSEEPDYEGAAAALEKAKGVLRSKAGAALGVRFTPTLTFQRDTVPDAAAKMEELLARARAADEELARVREGATPAGDADPYRVPVEKEDEQDQEQD comes from the coding sequence ATGGCTGATCCGGCACGGGCCAAACGGCTGGCCAAGCGCATCTCGACGCTCGTCGCCTCGGCGATCGAGTACGAGATCAAGGATCCCCGGCTCGCCGGGGTGACGATCACCGACGTCAAGGTCACCAACGACCTGCACGACGCGACGCTGTACTACACCGTGATGGGTCCGTCGCTGTCCGAGGAACCGGACTACGAGGGGGCCGCGGCGGCGTTGGAGAAGGCGAAGGGGGTGCTCCGGTCCAAGGCCGGAGCCGCCCTCGGCGTCCGGTTCACGCCGACGCTGACCTTCCAGCGCGACACCGTGCCCGACGCGGCGGCCAAGATGGAGGAGCTGCTCGCCAGGGCGCGCGCCGCCGATGAGGAACTGGCGCGTGTCCGTGAGGGGGCGACCCCGGCCGGTGACGCCGACCCGTATCGGGTCCCGGTCGAGAAAGAGGACGAGCAGGACCAAGAACAGGACTGA
- a CDS encoding DHH family phosphoesterase, which yields MTTIEPTADTPLVGARLDAAGAAHLLNRADTIVIVAHVHPDADTIGAGLALALVLDRAGKTAQVSFAAPAALPESLQSLPGGHLLVAPQDVRRDADLVVTVDIPSVNRLGALGELAGPGRQVLVIDHHASNQLFGTANFVDPSADSTTMLVADLLDAWGKPIDKDVAHCLYAGLTTDTGSFRWATPRAHRLAARLIEVGVDNATVSRTLLDTHPFAWLPMLSRVLASAQLVPDAIGGRGFVYAVVPHEEWRNARPEEVESVVDIVRTTQQAEVAAVFKEIEPGHWSVSMRSKSFDISVIASGFGGGGHRLAAGYSADGAATDVVVALRTALG from the coding sequence ATGACGACGATCGAACCGACGGCCGACACGCCGCTGGTCGGTGCACGCCTGGACGCGGCAGGCGCGGCCCACCTGCTGAATCGCGCGGACACCATCGTCATCGTCGCGCACGTCCACCCGGACGCCGACACCATCGGCGCCGGGCTCGCGCTGGCGCTCGTGCTGGACCGGGCGGGTAAGACCGCCCAGGTCAGCTTCGCCGCGCCGGCGGCGCTTCCCGAGTCGCTGCAGTCCCTGCCCGGCGGTCACCTGCTGGTCGCTCCGCAGGACGTGCGCCGGGACGCCGATCTGGTGGTCACCGTCGACATCCCCAGCGTCAACCGGCTGGGCGCGCTGGGCGAGCTGGCCGGTCCCGGCAGGCAGGTGCTGGTCATCGACCACCACGCCTCCAACCAGCTGTTCGGCACCGCCAACTTCGTCGACCCGTCGGCGGACTCGACCACCATGCTGGTGGCCGATCTGCTGGATGCCTGGGGCAAACCCATCGACAAGGACGTCGCGCACTGCCTGTACGCCGGTCTGACCACCGACACCGGGTCGTTCCGGTGGGCCACCCCGCGGGCGCACCGGCTGGCGGCGCGGCTGATCGAGGTCGGCGTCGACAACGCCACGGTGAGCCGCACCCTGCTCGACACCCACCCGTTCGCTTGGCTGCCGATGCTGTCGCGGGTGCTGGCCTCGGCGCAGTTGGTGCCGGACGCGATCGGTGGCCGAGGATTCGTGTATGCCGTTGTGCCGCACGAGGAATGGCGTAATGCGCGACCGGAGGAGGTGGAAAGCGTCGTCGACATCGTGCGCACCACCCAGCAGGCCGAGGTGGCGGCGGTGTTCAAGGAGATCGAACCCGGGCACTGGTCGGTGTCGATGCGGTCGAAGTCGTTCGACATCTCCGTGATCGCCAGTGGGTTCGGCGGGGGCGGGCACCGGCTGGCCGCCGGTTATTCGGCCGACGGCGCCGCCACCGACGTCGTGGTCGCGCTGCGCACCGCTCTTGGCTGA